In Marinomonas posidonica IVIA-Po-181, a single window of DNA contains:
- a CDS encoding penicillin-binding protein 1A translates to MAKVLKILFFLGVFGAISAAGITYAIYYNVKDRIPTVEELKDIELRIPLRIYTADNQLIGEFGEQRRSPINYADIPANLEHAILAAEDTNFYHHPGVDILGLGRAVVQLITTGQKQGGGSTITMQVARNYFLSFEQTFTRKFTEIFIALKMERELTKHEILELYVNKIYLGKRAYGFEAASQVYYGKGLSELTLAQIAMIAGLPKAPSRYNPIVNPSRALIRRNWILQRMLSLGMINKQAYEAAVESPVTAENHGVTPDIEAGYIAEMVRSELYTTFGNDLYNNGMTVYTTIDSGRQKAANDAVYNGVISYDMRHGYRGSIETRIDLVDAPLEEQQAALEEVSRFKDWQAALVIATEDKTADVRMVNGERATLSWEAVKWAKPYVDADSQGPEPQTMADILVPGDVIRLRPDANQGWLLAQKPHVQSALISLNSKNGAIQSLVGGFNFYENKFNRITQSKRQPGSNFKPFIYSSALARGYTAASTINDAPVVFNDTNLATAWRPTNDGGKFYGPTRLRQALYRSQNIVSVRLLDELGIRPTLNFLKRFGFDPDELPHNLSLSLGSANLSPLQIAAGYAVFSNGGYQVQPYLIDRVVDRDNQTLFQATPVTVCETCTLLERNSEDEPQMGLFNDLDGIDSLPVAPQVLDPEVNYIIYDMMRDVIKYGTGRRALVLKRDDIAGKTGTTNDGRDAWFSGFNGDIVTSVWSGFDNSTPLGRYSGGRAEWGGSVSLPPWIEYMRYALQDTPPDYVAKPSSLVTVRIDPKTGERALPGQKNAIFEIFRKDHVPPKRDLNSPALDDGTTSEVQEEKQENSALENLF, encoded by the coding sequence ATGGCTAAGGTATTAAAAATTCTCTTTTTTCTCGGTGTATTTGGAGCAATTAGTGCGGCTGGCATCACCTATGCGATTTATTACAATGTAAAAGATCGCATTCCAACTGTGGAAGAGCTAAAAGACATAGAGTTACGGATCCCATTGCGCATCTACACCGCCGACAACCAATTGATTGGCGAATTTGGTGAACAGCGCCGCTCACCAATTAACTATGCTGACATTCCAGCCAACCTTGAACATGCTATATTGGCCGCCGAAGACACTAATTTCTACCATCATCCCGGTGTTGATATTCTTGGCCTTGGTCGTGCCGTCGTTCAACTGATCACCACAGGTCAGAAGCAAGGTGGCGGTAGTACCATTACCATGCAGGTAGCCCGTAACTACTTCTTATCTTTCGAGCAAACCTTTACCCGTAAATTCACCGAAATCTTCATTGCTTTGAAGATGGAGCGTGAACTCACCAAGCATGAAATCCTTGAACTCTACGTCAATAAAATTTATCTAGGCAAACGTGCCTACGGCTTCGAAGCTGCGTCGCAAGTCTATTATGGCAAGGGTTTATCCGAGCTAACCTTAGCTCAAATTGCGATGATTGCCGGTCTCCCCAAAGCGCCCTCACGATACAATCCTATCGTAAACCCTTCCCGAGCCTTAATCCGAAGAAACTGGATTTTGCAACGTATGCTGTCACTTGGGATGATTAATAAACAAGCTTATGAAGCCGCCGTAGAATCGCCAGTAACGGCTGAAAACCATGGTGTCACACCTGACATTGAAGCGGGCTACATCGCTGAAATGGTTCGCTCTGAGCTATACACTACCTTTGGTAATGACCTCTATAACAATGGTATGACTGTGTATACCACCATAGATTCAGGTCGTCAAAAGGCCGCGAATGACGCTGTTTACAATGGTGTGATTAGCTACGACATGCGTCACGGCTACCGTGGCTCCATTGAAACTCGTATCGATTTAGTCGATGCACCTCTTGAAGAACAGCAAGCCGCATTGGAAGAGGTCAGTCGATTTAAAGATTGGCAAGCCGCTTTAGTCATTGCAACAGAAGACAAAACCGCAGATGTTCGCATGGTCAATGGGGAACGAGCGACATTGTCTTGGGAAGCCGTAAAATGGGCAAAACCCTATGTTGATGCTGACAGTCAAGGCCCTGAGCCGCAAACCATGGCCGACATATTAGTGCCTGGTGATGTCATTCGTTTGCGACCAGACGCTAACCAAGGTTGGCTACTGGCTCAGAAACCCCATGTACAGAGTGCGTTAATTTCATTAAACAGTAAGAATGGTGCAATCCAGTCTTTAGTTGGTGGTTTTAATTTCTACGAAAACAAATTCAATCGCATCACACAATCTAAACGCCAACCTGGTTCAAACTTTAAGCCATTCATTTACAGCAGCGCCTTGGCCCGTGGTTATACTGCGGCCAGCACCATCAACGATGCACCAGTCGTATTCAATGACACAAATCTGGCTACCGCTTGGCGCCCAACCAATGATGGCGGCAAGTTTTATGGTCCGACACGTTTACGCCAAGCATTATATCGTTCACAAAATATTGTTTCCGTTCGACTCTTGGACGAGCTAGGCATCCGTCCAACATTGAATTTCTTAAAACGTTTCGGGTTTGATCCTGATGAATTGCCACACAACTTATCCTTGTCATTAGGCAGTGCTAACCTGTCGCCATTACAAATTGCCGCCGGTTATGCGGTGTTCTCTAACGGCGGTTATCAAGTACAACCTTATTTGATTGATCGTGTTGTGGATCGTGACAATCAGACTCTTTTCCAAGCCACTCCCGTTACGGTCTGTGAAACTTGCACTCTGCTAGAAAGAAACTCAGAAGATGAACCACAAATGGGCCTATTCAATGACCTAGATGGTATTGATAGTTTGCCGGTTGCCCCACAAGTGCTCGACCCAGAAGTCAATTACATCATTTATGACATGATGCGTGATGTCATCAAATACGGTACTGGACGACGCGCCTTAGTACTAAAACGCGACGACATTGCCGGCAAAACCGGCACGACTAATGACGGACGCGATGCTTGGTTCTCAGGCTTCAACGGTGACATCGTCACCTCTGTGTGGAGTGGCTTTGATAACTCCACACCACTAGGACGCTACAGTGGTGGTCGAGCTGAATGGGGTGGTTCAGTATCATTGCCACCTTGGATTGAATACATGCGTTATGCTCTACAGGACACGCCGCCTGATTACGTTGCTAAGCCCTCGAGCTTAGTCACAGTGCGCATTGATCCTAAAACAGGTGAACGTGCCTTACCGGGTCAAAAAAATGCCATTTTTGAGATCTTCCGTAAAGACCATGTTCCACCTAAGCGTGATCTCAACTCACCCGCTTTGGACGACGGCACCACTAGTGAAGTGCAAGAAGAAAAACAAGAAAACAGCGCCCTAGAAAACCTATTCTAA
- a CDS encoding TIGR00730 family Rossman fold protein, with protein sequence MRVAIYCGSAEGRSEDYVKSVWSLGQYLAKQGVDVVYGGGNVGLMGVIANAVLDAGGKVVGVIPNHLKQKEIAHLGLTELHIVADMHERKAKMMALADAFVALPGGVGTLEEMFEAWTWGQLGLHQKACAFYNVKGFYDPLFTMVESMQEAGFVKPEYLDMLIRESTPESLLTALLDYQAPVAKWS encoded by the coding sequence ATGAGAGTAGCAATTTACTGTGGTTCCGCAGAGGGTCGCTCAGAAGATTATGTGAAGAGTGTTTGGTCATTAGGTCAGTACTTGGCGAAGCAGGGTGTGGACGTCGTGTATGGCGGTGGCAACGTCGGTTTGATGGGCGTGATTGCCAATGCGGTATTGGACGCTGGTGGAAAAGTGGTTGGTGTGATTCCTAATCATTTAAAACAAAAAGAGATCGCTCATCTTGGCTTAACTGAGCTTCACATTGTCGCTGACATGCATGAACGTAAAGCGAAGATGATGGCATTAGCAGACGCTTTTGTGGCATTACCTGGCGGTGTTGGCACCTTGGAAGAAATGTTCGAAGCGTGGACTTGGGGGCAACTGGGCCTGCATCAAAAGGCGTGTGCTTTTTATAATGTGAAGGGCTTTTATGACCCTTTATTTACCATGGTGGAAAGCATGCAAGAAGCGGGTTTTGTGAAGCCGGAGTATCTTGATATGCTCATTCGAGAGTCGACACCGGAATCCTTATTGACGGCTTTACTCGATTATCAAGCTCCCGTCGCAAAATGGTCCTAA
- a CDS encoding malic enzyme-like NAD(P)-binding protein, producing MAEDMKQAALDYHENPVPGKLSVTITKPTETARDLSLAYSPGVAEPCREIAKDPENAYRYTGKGNLVAVISDGSAILGLGNLGPLASKPVMEGKGLLFKRFAGINSVDVEVESESPQAFIDTVARIANTYGGINLEDIKAPECFEIERQLIERCSIPVFHDDQHGTAIVTAAGLLNALELQGKDIAEAKIVCLGAGAAATACMKLIIACGAQRDNIFVLDRKGVIHSGRDDLNQFKAMFAIDTDKRTLDDAIDGADVFIGVSGPDLLSGDQLSKMAANPVVFACSNPDPEISPELAHQTRTDLIMATGRSDYPNQVNNVLGFPFIFRGALDVRATQINEEMKVAAVHALKDLAKEEAPADVVAAYGGAALSFGKEYILPKPMDSRLLNVVSAAVAKAAVDSGVAQLPYPDFYPLESLDHFGA from the coding sequence ATGGCAGAAGATATGAAGCAAGCTGCATTGGATTACCATGAGAATCCAGTTCCAGGTAAATTGAGCGTTACCATTACTAAACCGACTGAAACGGCTCGTGACCTTTCCCTAGCTTATAGTCCAGGTGTGGCTGAGCCTTGCCGTGAAATTGCGAAAGACCCAGAAAATGCTTATCGCTATACAGGTAAAGGTAACTTGGTCGCGGTTATTTCTGATGGTTCTGCCATTCTTGGTTTAGGGAACCTTGGTCCATTGGCTAGTAAGCCAGTTATGGAAGGTAAAGGCTTGTTGTTTAAGCGCTTTGCCGGCATCAACTCAGTGGACGTGGAAGTGGAATCTGAAAGCCCTCAAGCGTTTATTGATACCGTTGCTCGTATTGCGAACACCTACGGTGGTATTAACCTTGAAGATATCAAGGCACCAGAGTGTTTTGAAATTGAGCGTCAGCTGATCGAGCGTTGTTCAATTCCAGTGTTTCATGATGACCAACACGGTACAGCGATTGTAACGGCAGCTGGTTTGTTGAACGCGCTTGAACTTCAAGGCAAAGACATCGCTGAGGCGAAAATTGTTTGTCTAGGTGCGGGTGCGGCAGCGACAGCTTGTATGAAACTGATCATTGCTTGTGGTGCTCAGCGTGACAACATTTTTGTGTTGGACCGTAAAGGCGTTATTCATTCTGGTCGTGACGATTTGAACCAGTTTAAAGCGATGTTCGCAATCGATACAGACAAGCGTACTTTGGATGATGCCATCGATGGCGCGGATGTTTTTATCGGCGTATCTGGTCCTGATCTATTGTCTGGTGATCAGTTGAGCAAAATGGCGGCTAACCCAGTGGTATTCGCTTGTTCTAACCCAGATCCAGAAATCAGCCCTGAATTGGCACACCAAACACGTACTGACTTGATCATGGCGACAGGTCGTTCTGATTACCCAAATCAGGTAAACAACGTATTGGGCTTCCCATTCATTTTCCGTGGTGCATTGGATGTGCGTGCAACACAGATTAATGAAGAAATGAAAGTGGCTGCGGTTCATGCACTGAAGGATTTGGCGAAAGAAGAAGCGCCAGCGGATGTGGTCGCGGCATACGGTGGTGCAGCATTGAGTTTTGGTAAAGAATACATCTTGCCTAAGCCAATGGATTCTCGCTTACTAAATGTTGTTTCTGCTGCCGTCGCAAAAGCAGCGGTAGATTCTGGTGTGGCTCAACTTCCATACCCTGACTTCTACCCACTTGAGAGCCTAGATCACTTTGGTGCTTAA
- a CDS encoding thermonuclease family protein — protein sequence MIVRVLKKRRVYLALFLCLSFSAGATELCRATGPLERAQIKRIVDGDTIHLSDGRKVRLVGINTPELDHKAGNHQAYAEQATQFLASRLDGYVFIQKARSDQDRYGRKLYYLFDKDRISLTSQLLFEGLGYRIAVPPNLAYQACFVDAENAARKAHKRLWQHNLQWQPKAGFAIARVNISSVTRNRGGWWLETQQDLVINLPPYVSDYWPAQTVFGLEGKTIEIRGWQHHRTNRNNAFKSWVLSVRHPNDLREIKDLNPN from the coding sequence ATGATTGTGAGAGTGTTAAAAAAGCGTCGAGTTTACTTGGCGCTTTTTTTATGCCTGTCATTTAGTGCTGGCGCAACCGAACTTTGTCGGGCAACCGGCCCGTTAGAGCGCGCTCAGATTAAACGCATTGTCGATGGCGATACGATTCATTTGAGCGATGGCCGTAAGGTACGTTTGGTTGGAATAAATACCCCAGAATTAGATCATAAGGCGGGTAACCACCAAGCTTATGCTGAGCAAGCCACACAGTTTTTAGCGTCTCGCTTAGACGGTTACGTGTTTATTCAGAAGGCTAGAAGTGATCAAGACCGCTATGGCCGTAAGCTCTATTACCTGTTCGATAAAGATCGTATTTCGCTGACAAGTCAGTTACTATTTGAAGGGCTTGGTTATCGTATTGCGGTGCCGCCCAATTTAGCCTATCAGGCATGTTTTGTCGATGCTGAAAACGCGGCTCGCAAAGCACATAAAAGGTTATGGCAACACAATTTGCAATGGCAGCCAAAAGCTGGTTTTGCAATCGCTAGAGTGAATATCTCTTCCGTTACCCGCAACCGAGGAGGTTGGTGGCTAGAAACTCAGCAGGATCTAGTAATCAACTTGCCACCTTATGTCTCAGATTATTGGCCCGCTCAGACTGTGTTTGGGTTAGAGGGAAAAACCATCGAGATAAGAGGTTGGCAACATCACAGAACGAATCGTAACAACGCTTTTAAATCGTGGGTTCTATCGGTAAGGCATCCGAATGACTTGCGTGAAATCAAGGATCTCAATCCTAATTGA
- the rpmE gene encoding 50S ribosomal protein L31 produces the protein MQKDIHPNYSAITATCTCGNTLNLNSTIGKDMHIDVCSNCHPFYTGQQKMLDTGGRVDRFNKRFGARRTTK, from the coding sequence ATGCAAAAAGATATTCACCCAAATTATTCTGCGATTACTGCAACTTGTACTTGTGGTAACACTTTGAATCTTAACTCTACAATCGGCAAAGACATGCACATCGATGTATGCAGTAACTGCCACCCATTCTACACAGGTCAGCAAAAAATGCTGGACACTGGTGGTCGTGTGGATCGCTTTAACAAGCGTTTCGGAGCACGTCGTACTACTAAGTAA
- a CDS encoding primosomal protein N', translated as MQEALLTQHPYIKVALPVPLRTLFDYKVPKAIALRHELTPGMRVKVPFGKSSRLGVIVALSETSDWNPDDVKPLTSLHDKQPVITPELMALCEWAARYYHHPIGDVVFHALPVLLRKGENAEFRTENWWFTTTAGQAFEIEQLSRAPRQQDFLKAVQQHPNGLSQQAASVLDLAPAAGKSLEEKGLLRREPRAFNKAGEKHTHQTQVPPTLNLEQASAIDALLDHRHHFHVSLLDGVTGSGKTEVFLRLIEQCIKEDKQVLVMVPEIGLTPQTLKRFEVRFNTDIVLMHSNMNDRERLDAWLLAANGHAKIIIGTRSAVFVPAPKLGLMVIDEEHDASYKQHEKFRYHARDLAMKRAQSLNIPVLLASATPSYESLTNALQKRFSWLKLRQRAGDAHIPKMERVDLRGQTLVHGLSETALTNMKLTLERKEQVLIFLNRRGYAPTLMCHQCGWIATCDHCDVNLTVHKRANKLHCHHCDSQKALIHQCPDCQSEELFTVGEGTEQLETQLNTLFKDTPILRIDRDSTQRKSAMTKLTQKIHEHDQAILIGTQMLAKGHHFPNVTLVIIMDADAGLFSSDFRGMERTAQLITQVSGRAGRAKKPGHVLLQTYHPDHAAIECLCNLGYEHFAMNGLAERKSLSLPPFYHQVIVRAESTSEQEAMQLLNALKNDLTPMLPPDVHMVGPYAAIIVRKAGQHRALISIKSAHRAPLHQVTERMTQWLEQATKQHKIRFAIDVDPLETY; from the coding sequence ATGCAAGAGGCTCTACTTACTCAGCACCCTTATATTAAAGTCGCCCTGCCAGTGCCGCTGCGGACCTTATTCGACTATAAAGTGCCAAAAGCCATTGCCTTACGTCATGAATTAACGCCTGGTATGCGAGTCAAAGTGCCATTTGGAAAAAGCAGCCGTTTAGGCGTCATTGTCGCACTCAGTGAGACCAGTGACTGGAACCCAGATGACGTCAAACCTCTTACTTCACTGCACGATAAACAACCGGTCATTACCCCGGAACTGATGGCGCTCTGCGAGTGGGCGGCACGTTATTATCATCACCCAATAGGCGATGTCGTTTTTCATGCGTTACCCGTGTTATTGCGCAAAGGTGAAAATGCGGAATTTCGCACTGAAAATTGGTGGTTTACCACAACAGCAGGTCAAGCATTCGAGATCGAGCAGTTAAGCCGTGCACCACGTCAGCAGGATTTTTTAAAAGCCGTTCAACAACACCCAAATGGCCTAAGTCAACAAGCCGCGTCGGTACTGGATCTGGCGCCCGCTGCGGGCAAAAGTCTCGAAGAAAAAGGCCTATTGCGCCGGGAGCCAAGAGCCTTTAATAAAGCGGGGGAAAAACACACTCACCAGACTCAGGTCCCTCCGACGCTCAATTTAGAACAGGCTTCAGCGATCGATGCTTTGCTCGATCACCGCCATCACTTCCACGTGTCTTTATTGGACGGTGTTACTGGCAGTGGTAAGACAGAAGTTTTTTTACGTTTAATAGAGCAATGCATCAAAGAAGACAAACAAGTGTTGGTCATGGTGCCAGAGATTGGCTTAACCCCTCAAACCCTAAAACGTTTCGAAGTACGTTTTAATACCGACATTGTTCTCATGCACTCCAATATGAATGACAGAGAACGCCTAGATGCCTGGCTGCTCGCCGCTAACGGTCATGCAAAAATCATCATAGGCACTCGCTCTGCCGTCTTTGTTCCTGCGCCAAAACTTGGTCTCATGGTCATCGACGAAGAACATGATGCCTCTTATAAACAACACGAAAAATTTCGTTACCATGCTCGCGACCTCGCCATGAAACGGGCGCAAAGTCTGAACATTCCAGTCCTACTGGCGTCTGCGACACCCTCTTACGAAAGTTTAACCAACGCCCTACAAAAGCGATTCTCTTGGCTCAAATTGCGCCAACGGGCTGGGGATGCTCATATCCCCAAAATGGAAAGAGTTGATTTACGAGGCCAAACCCTCGTTCATGGTTTGAGCGAAACCGCGCTGACCAACATGAAGCTTACCTTAGAGCGCAAAGAACAAGTTTTAATCTTTTTGAATCGTCGTGGTTATGCTCCAACACTGATGTGCCATCAATGTGGCTGGATTGCGACCTGTGATCATTGTGATGTCAATCTCACAGTGCACAAACGTGCAAACAAGCTGCATTGCCACCATTGTGATTCGCAAAAAGCCCTGATTCATCAATGCCCAGATTGTCAAAGCGAAGAATTATTTACGGTTGGAGAAGGCACAGAGCAGCTAGAAACCCAGCTCAATACGCTGTTTAAAGACACTCCCATTTTACGCATTGATCGAGACAGCACCCAACGTAAATCAGCCATGACCAAGCTCACACAAAAGATCCACGAACATGATCAAGCCATTTTAATTGGCACCCAAATGTTGGCCAAAGGCCACCATTTTCCGAATGTCACCTTGGTCATCATCATGGACGCAGATGCGGGATTATTTTCATCCGATTTTCGCGGCATGGAGCGCACCGCGCAACTTATCACCCAAGTATCAGGGCGAGCCGGAAGGGCGAAAAAACCAGGCCATGTATTGTTGCAAACCTATCATCCTGACCACGCCGCGATTGAATGCTTATGCAACCTAGGTTATGAGCACTTCGCAATGAATGGACTGGCTGAACGCAAATCCCTCTCTTTACCGCCGTTTTACCACCAAGTGATTGTTCGAGCAGAATCCACCAGCGAACAAGAAGCCATGCAACTATTAAATGCCCTGAAAAACGACCTAACCCCTATGCTGCCACCGGACGTTCATATGGTGGGTCCTTATGCTGCCATCATCGTTCGCAAAGCGGGACAGCACCGAGCCTTGATTTCAATTAAGTCGGCTCATAGGGCACCGTTACACCAAGTCACTGAAAGGATGACGCAATGGTTAGAACAGGCGACCAAACAACATAAAATTCGTTTCGCAATCGACGTTGACCCACTGGAAACTTATTAA
- a CDS encoding SPOR domain-containing protein: MFKPIYIASKGSRPKKGATRRTPPPAAKRKTAWWLWLLIPAILLAFIYGLMQLSQIAPEAAKSSAAKPSKPAPQPKAVEKAKPVKKPVSKATAKKDNFEFYQILQDSEVDTSHVDAYQSTPRGEQDFYYMLQAASFRSSDDADRLRAKLILSGLVETSIRQTTGKDGRPWYRVILGPYISRSKMNRAEDKLVSMDISSFSYKVKKEP; encoded by the coding sequence ATGTTTAAGCCAATCTACATTGCTAGCAAAGGAAGTCGCCCGAAAAAAGGCGCAACTCGTCGTACACCGCCACCAGCCGCAAAACGCAAAACCGCCTGGTGGTTATGGCTGCTGATTCCAGCCATTTTGCTGGCCTTCATTTATGGTTTAATGCAACTTAGTCAAATTGCCCCAGAAGCCGCAAAATCCAGTGCTGCCAAACCATCGAAGCCCGCTCCTCAGCCTAAAGCAGTCGAAAAAGCCAAGCCGGTTAAAAAACCAGTGAGCAAAGCGACGGCCAAAAAAGACAATTTTGAGTTCTATCAAATACTGCAAGACAGCGAAGTCGATACCAGTCATGTGGATGCTTATCAGTCTACGCCTCGCGGTGAACAAGATTTTTATTACATGTTACAAGCCGCTTCCTTCCGAAGTTCTGACGATGCCGATCGCCTACGCGCCAAACTCATCTTATCAGGACTGGTGGAAACCAGCATTCGACAAACCACTGGCAAAGATGGCCGTCCATGGTATCGCGTGATACTTGGCCCCTATATCTCTCGTTCGAAAATGAATCGTGCCGAGGACAAACTCGTCTCCATGGACATCTCTTCCTTCTCTTATAAAGTCAAGAAAGAGCCTTAA
- the hslV gene encoding ATP-dependent protease subunit HslV, which yields MTTILTVRKGNQVVVGGDGQVSLGNTVMKGNARKVRRLYHGEVIAGFAGGTADAFTLFERFEGQLEKHQGHLVRAAVDLAKDWRSDRALRKLEAMLIVANTESTLIITGTGDVVEPQHGALAIGSGGNYAEAAARALIDNTELTAKEIVEKSLNIAADICVFTNHSLTIEEIVVEGKLEDQSA from the coding sequence ATGACAACGATTCTAACTGTACGCAAAGGCAACCAAGTCGTCGTAGGTGGCGATGGACAAGTATCTCTTGGCAATACCGTGATGAAAGGCAACGCTCGCAAAGTGCGTCGCTTATACCATGGTGAAGTCATTGCTGGGTTTGCCGGTGGCACGGCGGATGCCTTCACCCTATTCGAACGTTTTGAAGGCCAACTAGAGAAGCACCAAGGCCATCTCGTTCGTGCAGCCGTTGATCTAGCAAAAGATTGGCGTTCAGATCGAGCCTTACGCAAGCTTGAAGCCATGCTCATTGTCGCCAATACAGAAAGCACTCTGATCATCACCGGTACCGGTGATGTGGTAGAGCCACAACACGGCGCTTTAGCAATTGGCTCTGGCGGCAATTATGCTGAAGCCGCCGCCCGTGCTTTGATAGACAACACCGAACTCACAGCCAAAGAAATAGTGGAAAAGAGCCTTAACATCGCGGCGGATATTTGTGTATTCACGAACCACAGCCTAACCATTGAAGAGATTGTCGTTGAAGGCAAGCTGGAAGATCAATCCGCTTAA
- the hslU gene encoding ATP-dependent protease ATPase subunit HslU: MSSMTPRETVNALDNHIIGQQKAKRAVAIALRNRWRRMQLPEDMRAEITPKNILMIGPTGVGKTEIARRLAKLSNAPFIKIEATKFTEVGYVGRDVESIIRDLVEMAIKMLREQETEKLRHKAEDAAEDRILDALLPPARGGDPELNNESNTRQIFRKKLREGQLDDKEIDIDVADTPVGVEIMTPPGMEEMTSQLQNMFSNFGSNKTKKRKLKVKDALRQVRDEEASKLVNEDELKTRAVESVEQNGIVFLDEIDKVAKSSERSSGEVSREGVQRDLLPLVEGCTVNTKYGMIKTDHILFIASGAFHLTKPSDLIPELQGRLPIRVELDALTVEDFKRILVEPSASLTKQYVALAKTENIDLNFTDEGITRIAEIACQVNETVENIGARRLHTVLERLLEEVSYSACDMPEGQQIDITAAYVDEQLGEVAKDEDLSQYIL; encoded by the coding sequence ATGAGCAGTATGACCCCAAGAGAGACGGTTAACGCCTTAGACAATCACATTATTGGCCAACAAAAAGCCAAACGCGCCGTCGCCATCGCACTTCGTAACCGCTGGCGTCGAATGCAGTTACCGGAAGACATGCGCGCTGAAATCACGCCTAAAAATATCCTAATGATTGGACCTACAGGCGTCGGTAAAACTGAAATCGCCCGTCGTCTGGCGAAACTGTCGAATGCGCCTTTCATTAAAATTGAAGCCACCAAGTTCACCGAAGTCGGCTATGTTGGTCGAGATGTGGAATCCATCATCCGTGACCTTGTGGAAATGGCCATCAAAATGCTGCGCGAGCAAGAAACTGAGAAATTACGCCACAAAGCAGAAGACGCGGCCGAAGACCGAATTTTAGACGCCTTGCTGCCTCCTGCTCGTGGTGGTGATCCAGAGCTAAACAATGAGAGCAACACACGCCAAATCTTCCGTAAAAAACTGCGCGAAGGTCAATTGGATGATAAAGAGATCGACATTGATGTCGCGGACACTCCTGTAGGCGTGGAAATCATGACGCCACCTGGTATGGAAGAAATGACCAGCCAGTTGCAAAACATGTTCTCAAACTTCGGTTCTAATAAAACGAAGAAACGTAAGTTAAAAGTCAAAGACGCGTTGCGCCAAGTGCGCGATGAAGAAGCCAGTAAGCTGGTCAATGAAGACGAATTGAAAACACGTGCGGTTGAAAGTGTCGAGCAAAATGGCATCGTGTTCCTAGATGAAATTGACAAGGTTGCCAAAAGCTCAGAACGCTCCAGCGGGGAAGTCTCTCGAGAAGGGGTTCAACGCGATCTTTTACCGCTTGTTGAAGGCTGTACCGTCAATACCAAATACGGCATGATCAAAACAGACCATATTCTGTTTATTGCCTCAGGGGCGTTCCATTTAACCAAGCCATCAGATCTAATACCAGAACTACAAGGCCGTTTGCCCATTCGCGTTGAATTAGATGCCTTGACCGTTGAAGACTTCAAACGCATTTTGGTTGAACCTAGCGCTTCGTTAACCAAGCAATATGTGGCGTTGGCGAAAACCGAAAACATTGATCTAAACTTTACCGATGAAGGCATCACCCGCATTGCGGAGATTGCTTGCCAAGTAAATGAAACCGTTGAAAACATCGGCGCTCGCCGCCTTCATACCGTTTTAGAACGTTTACTTGAAGAGGTTTCTTACTCCGCCTGCGACATGCCAGAAGGCCAACAAATTGACATCACGGCAGCCTATGTCGATGAACAATTAGGTGAAGTCGCAAAAGACGAAGACCTTAGCCAATACATTTTGTAA
- a CDS encoding gamma-butyrobetaine hydroxylase-like domain-containing protein has product MLTPTKIHYHKQSRELELAFSDGQTCQLSAEFLRVHSPSAEVRGHGAQMPILQYGKKDVFIQNIEGAGNYALKITFDDGHDSGLYTWEYLHNLGKNHDQLWQMYLARLEKEGKTRDTSVIQIHQS; this is encoded by the coding sequence ATGCTCACCCCAACCAAAATTCATTACCATAAACAATCTCGTGAACTTGAGCTGGCCTTTTCTGATGGCCAAACCTGTCAATTGAGTGCCGAGTTTTTACGGGTTCACTCCCCCTCTGCCGAAGTTCGAGGCCATGGAGCGCAAATGCCCATCCTCCAATATGGTAAAAAAGATGTGTTCATACAAAACATCGAAGGCGCAGGGAATTACGCTCTAAAAATCACCTTTGACGACGGTCATGATTCTGGTCTCTATACTTGGGAATACTTACATAATTTGGGTAAAAACCATGATCAGTTGTGGCAAATGTATTTAGCACGTCTTGAAAAAGAAGGTAAGACGCGGGACACTTCCGTGATTCAAATCCATCAAAGTTAA